The nucleotide window GTTCCGCATCCGATTAAAGATATTTTCATTTAGTTTGGCCCTTTATTTCAATGTTGTCTATGAGTCTTGTTTTTCCTAAATAGCCTGCATAAACTATTCTGGAGGGATATTCAATATTGGTTTTCTCTTCTTCAAGTGTAAGTGGTTTGATAATGTTTATATATTGGTTTTTTAAACCGGGGGTTGATTCCATTTGAGATTTTAGTTTCGCTAATAATTTTTTAATGTTTTTTTCTTTTTTCTTTTTAACGATATTTTTTACATTAGTCAATAAGCGATGAATTTTATTCGCCACTTTTCTTTCTTCGGGTTTAAGGTAAATATTTCTGCTTGACATCGCGAGCCCGTCTTTTTCCCTTAAAGTCGGACAGGGGACAATTTTGACGGGAAAATTAAGGTCTTTTACCATTTTTTGCAGAATTGTCAATTGTTGGTAATCTTTTTCGCCGAAGTAAGCCCGGTCCGGCTGGGTAATGTTAAATAATTTGGCAACTACAGTAGTTACTCCGCGGAAATGCCCGGGCCTATACTTACCGCATAAAATGTCAGACATCTTTTCAACTTTTATATAAGTTAAATAATCCTTAGGGTACATTTCTTTTA belongs to Elusimicrobiota bacterium and includes:
- the panC gene encoding pantoate--beta-alanine ligase; the protein is MKVIRDISTMQKIVKSLHAKDKTIGLVPTMGALHEGHLSLVKKARKENDIVIVSIFVNPAQFGPNEDYLRYPRPFNKDSKLCRKNGVDYIFTPSVKEMYPKDYLTYIKVEKMSDILCGKYRPGHFRGVTTVVAKLFNITQPDRAYFGEKDYQQLTILQKMVKDLNFPVKIVPCPTLREKDGLAMSSRNIYLKPEERKVANKIHRLLTNVKNIVKKKKEKNIKKLLAKLKSQMESTPGLKNQYINIIKPLTLEEEKTNIEYPSRIVYAGYLGKTRLIDNIEIKGQTK